TAAATCAACAATATCAACAGTATCCGCCATCTTTGTTGTATCTACATCTATTACTTCAGTATCTGATAATTTATCTTCACATTCAGATATCTCTATACTAACGAATTGAACTTCGGAATCTGAATCATTGTCAGTTTTATTGCTACATTCAATATCGTCATCTTTACTCTCACTATTCGTTGTACAATTACTTGATTGTCTATTCCTAATCAGTCTAGGTTTCGATGTTTGCTCGCCTATTTTAATTCGTTTAAATTCATAACAATTATCAACCAATTCTATATCTTCTTGCTCGTAAACATCGCTCTGTTCTGACAACGTACGTTTTCTATTCAAGTTGTCATTACGTTTGACTCccgttttattttgattatgttGTTGAGGTGCGTTTTTgtcaacttttttataaactatagAATTACTTCTTACaactttgattattttattacctgTTGTTGTATTAATCTCTTGGGTGgataattttcttttcctatttaaatttaatgttatcgGCGTGGTCTGTAACACTTCGCTACCTTTTTTCTTCGCTCTGATCTCATCGAGtgatagaattttaaaatctaaagtGTTCCTTGTCTCGGTGTTCTGTTTCTTACCTGAGAGTTCATCGAGTGATATCCGATCGTACTTCGACGTGAGATTGGTTCTTacgatttttctttcattggTTGTTTCAGGTGCTTGTGTTTCGTAGCTGTAGAAAGCTGCGGCTTCGGCCTGAATCTTTTCCAACAGTAGTAGCTCCTGGGACTTGGTGCGTGCGATCCTGTGATGGTCATCTGGCGAGGCGGTCTTGGTCGGTGTGGTGGAAGGTGCACTCTCGTTGTCGGATTCTGCAAGAACACGAAGCGGCCTTAGTTAGCGGCGGGCAACGTTCGCGTATGATTTTCGTAATTAGTTTTGTGCCCGTCGCGCGGCCGCCGCGTGTTCCTGCCGAAGACGTACTGAAAGCGTCGCGGGAAAGGGCggtcaaaaataattacaaaaatcatgttacgaaacatttttatttagtggttcgataattaaaatacaaatttaaaatcgaaaaacaaagCCGAAATACATTTTCTTCTCCAAATACCTGTTCCTAAACAGTAACTAGCTTAAATGAAAATCGCCTAACACACTCAACGCTATTTAATGtacgtaaatatttaaataactgtagacctaagtttaaattaacaaacaacaACCCGATGCGGCGCGAACAGGACTCGGAATGGGTGCAATAAGTTCCAATTGACTAATAAATCTCCACCTCTGTCTTTTCTATCAGTTTGTATGAATTAAAGAAAGAAGTGAAAGTTAAACGAATTGcacacattaaaattataaatgtggaTACTTTGTATCAACTTTTAGTATCCACCTgtatacaaaaaatgtatgaaaaaaccGCTGATTTAACttgaaatgtgaaaaaaacCGTATCAATTACACAAAATTATACAGTTTTCCCATAAAATCTcgaacaatatatatttaggtAAAGACTTAATTAGTACAAACAGAGGGTCTACTATGAATATTTGCGTATCAATTGCGAGAACATATTCGTAACAttattgacaatttgtatGACATTTGTTGATGTACTTTATGCTCTATACAAATTCTAATACAAAACTTGTCGATATCGTTACGAATATTCATACTAGGCCCCCAAAAGACAGTAAAAGTTAAGCAACTGTCTGTCAAAAGATACACAGATAAAATCAAATCTGTGTACaaacaagttaaataaacaactttCAAACATTCttcaatttaacaaaatataaaaaaatatgacttttattatgaaaatttatattttttaaaggaaaaaattttGGGACATcgaataatgttaaaaaatttactcgAGACatcagtttaatttttttttgtatcattcctttttaaaaaaattgaccatATTTTccatacaataaataatgactAGGTACGATGGACcctaaataaattcaactattcaactttttgctatttgttgtttttttttttgtgatcaTAGTATATTAGGAACTTTTTCTCTCagtgcaaaatataaaaaaaaaataaccggTTTACGActgaaagaataaaaaaaaatcataatatcgTGCTAATCCAATAAgctttaattgtattaacaaATAGATTTCTAACTAGTTTacgcttaattttttttttcaattttttttccttcgAAATACTGTAATACCTATCAAAAAGCggggatattttttttatttaatagagaGCACagttaatatacttttttttttttataatctgtacaAAGTTGTCGCATTTCAGTCAGATAGTGATGTGacattgattaaatttattatctaaaacattttacacttttttttttctagctACCCTCAAGGTGCGGAATACTAAGTGAAAGGGGACAAACAGCAACCTCTAAAATACCAAGCCCCTTTAACATCCTACTCAACTAACatacaaacaatttaaaggcattaagctttttttttttactttttgtttctcTTCTCTTCTTACATTTAATGAGTTACAATATTcgtgtatatatatttttatttatatttcaatatattaacctattttattatgtactttttcTATCATAGACAAGGATTATAtcaacatctatatatataaaaaaaaaaaacaaaaaagatctATTGCAgtcatattttcaaaattcagtcaaatcgatatattaaaaatatgactgcttctttatatattatatatatcgcTATATGTTAAAGCGAGATAATTATGAATCTAATTTAGCTAAGATATGAAAAAAgggttacatttttatataattaatttattgcacATACAAAAATACCGACTCGACATTTCACTAAAAATGTGTCGGAAACGAGAGCGAAGACAGCTGACATAGTTATAGTGCTCTCgatttattgcattttaaagataaacttTCCATATAAGGATAACGAAAATGTCCCCTCCTCCTCTGGCAAACGAAAaaactttactattttaaaaattaactgtaACATACTTGAATATTTTTCCGGATTCAgtctcatataaaaaaaaaaacattttttttcccCCAACATATAAAGCGATCAGAGAAACTGAAtccaaatgaaaaatatttataaatactaaaaccgactaatatttattaaaaaaaaaaaaaaaactgagaagtaaaacaaaactatacacctttataataagtaaaaaatcattgaaatctatctaaaaaaaaaaaaaacttcccagttctttataaaatgtaaaattaaacaatcttaatgaattaaaaactaaaaacaaaaaataaatattgctttaCAAACTAACGCACTAACATACAACCCTCTTAGAATTATATATTGAGGGTATTGTATTGGCACATAAAAATTAGGCAATAATTCTgtctaattatatattattttatatataatattaatataatagacATTATAAGACAGATATTAATGCAGTTAGTGCCTTACACTTAAGCAAAGTGATAACATTACAATAGTAAGTGAGCGATGGAACTAAAACATCTTACAGCTCTACGCTATAATCGCTCAAAGAAAAACGTACCAGTCTCACaaatacaagtatttttttaacatatatatatatatatatattcattaGGGGCATTGTAAAAAGTTTCTTAACatcagtaaaattaaaaactttatattagtagagtattttattattatttatttctttccatTTGTCTTACTTCATAATCACAACAAAGTTATAAGaatcaatttctttttacagctatttttttttactgtaccaaaaaatacaacaagataaatattgtttaatgtacatacatagaaatgtaatttttatgtctttctatttttttataaacatattttgagAATAAGTAAAATTCTGTAATGAAATCTCTGACtagaaatttttcaataaaaaaagaatttaccattatttacattaatatcttaaagttttagttcttgataaataaataataataaatctttatttaatattttattcattaaattatctactctctaatatttgacatttttaaatctgtaagattttttttaatatatctcgAAGCGTACATCAATTTTTATCATCTTAaagtgtttaataaattataataaaatacatttcctattatttatattgtatttctatggaaataaaaaaaatgtttcacgaaaaatactaaaaaaaaaattgactttttaCCTTGCCCCTaggaatattttacaatacaaattatgttaaattccGTCATATTGTGAGACTGAGTAACGTTTCAATTATATCATATATAAGCCGATATAAATTACAATCGGTCGTAAAACACTTTCCTCACTAAAAAAGTCAATATTTATGACGTTTTCATTTCGAATGTACTAAAAGCACCCAACAGTTTAGGAATCTTGTGAGCATTACTAAATCTAGTAAAGCAACTATATATTGATAAAGTCCATCGAAAAGACAATTCCTATTTTAcgagtactagctgtcgcccgtgactccgtctgcgcgcagttaaaaaaaacttaatagggatatgaaaaatagatgttgtccgattctcagacctactgaatatgctcacaaaatttcatgaaaatcggtcaagccgtttcggaggagttcaagttcgaaccccgtgacacgagaattttatatataagatatataaatgtagaaatattaattaaaagtactaAACCTGAAAAAAGAACTaagcttgttttaaaaattacaaaaatgtaattttgttatttaacaaataattaacgcATTTCAACTCAGCTCAATTGAATAACATCTTTGTacttctaaaaaaaacatattaaaacaatttcaagaATATTGAATTCAttacaatgtaaaaatacacttacatttttaattaagttaacttAATGCCACTTAAGACCCactaatgtattaaaaagtaaactaaacCACACGTCGTTAGGAGAGAATTTTCACACTAatgattgaaatttttaagtaaCCTACTAACAATTGTGTTGTCATTTTTCAATGTGTCAATTGACATCATCAGCTACCGGTCATTTGTCAGAGAATACCTGAACCCTTTAGATCACACacactttacatttttatttatcttcaaGTTCAAGAAGTTAGCGAAATCATAGAAAAAACGATAGGAttcactattaattaaaagaaaaagattgaAATTTTCGATGGACTATCAATTTAAGCTCACAATATTAAGAAGCAAAGTTCCCAAACTGTTACAATAGGTGCTTAGTACATGTAATTTCAGTAGAGACGCATACCTTCTTCAAAGTTAACAACGAGAGGGTCGACCGGCAGCGGCGCGTAGGGGCCGGGCGCGtcgtgcgcgtgcgcgtgcgcgtgtgcgtgcgcgtgcgcgtgcgGCGGCAGCACGCGGCGCGCGCCCAGCAGATCACTGGACGGCAGCACGCCCAGGATTGCAGAGTCTAGAACCACTGTTGatggaaaattattaaagtaactGTCCGCAACTTCATCTGGGgagaactaaaaaaaaatctagtattcAATATAGCTTATGTCATccagggatagtgtagcttcccaagggaaaaataattttacaaatcggTTTAGTAGGTTTTAAAGCTTATTAAATCTacatatctatattatatatata
The sequence above is drawn from the Papilio machaon chromosome 22, ilPapMach1.1, whole genome shotgun sequence genome and encodes:
- the LOC106712584 gene encoding zinc finger CCCH domain-containing protein 11A gives rise to the protein MESPRKFNDCYFYYYSTCIKGDNCVFRHEPSALGCETMCTAWQQGKCLDKRCKLRHMELRKNRKQIPCYWENQPGGCRKKHCPFMHKNPDARTDGIAPSQPAPIVVATPAVPEASVEPAPMNAGVPAPVPAPAPMPLLWQQQRQVVLDSAILGVLPSSDLLGARRVLPPHAHAHAHAHAHAHDAPGPYAPLPVDPLVVNFEEESDNESAPSTTPTKTASPDDHHRIARTKSQELLLLEKIQAEAAAFYSYETQAPETTNERKIVRTNLTSKYDRISLDELSGKKQNTETRNTLDFKILSLDEIRAKKKGSEVLQTTPITLNLNRKRKLSTQEINTTTGNKIIKVVRSNSIVYKKVDKNAPQQHNQNKTGVKRNDNLNRKRTLSEQSDVYEQEDIELVDNCYEFKRIKIGEQTSKPRLIRNRQSSNCTTNSESKDDDIECSNKTDNDSDSEVQFVSIEISECEDKLSDTEVIDVDTTKMADTVDIVDLCEDVEETEMSITNLDLVKNVPDVVASCRKKITDSNEKDLLNDIDALLDDDL